In Populus nigra chromosome 10, ddPopNigr1.1, whole genome shotgun sequence, the following proteins share a genomic window:
- the LOC133704279 gene encoding large ribosomal subunit protein uL30w-like — protein sequence MGEEVMVAVPESVLKKRKREEEWTLAKKQELAATKKKNAENRKIIFNRAKQYSKEYEEQGKQLVQLKREARLKGGFYVDPEAKLLFIVRIRGINAMHPKTRSILQLLRLRQIFNGVFLKVNKATVNMLRRVEPYVTYGYPNLKNVRELIYKRGFGKLNQQRIPLTDNSIIEQGLGKHGIICVEDLIHEIITVGPHFKEANNFLWPFQLKAPLGGLKKKRNHYVEGGDAGNRENYINELVRRMN from the exons ATGGGTGAAGAGGTGATGGTAGCTGTTCCGGAGTCGGTATTGAAGAAGCGGAAGAGAGAGGAGGAGTGGACATTGGCTAAGAAGCAGGAGCTTGCTGCTACTAAGAAAAAGAATGCTGAGAACCGAAAGATCATTTTCAATAGAGCTAAGCAATACTCAAAAGAGTATGAGGAGCAG GGAAAGCAACTTGTACAACTGAAGCGTGAGGCGAGGTTGAAGGGTGGATTTTATGTTGACCCTGAGGCTAAGCTCTTGTTTATTGTCCGCATCCGGGG AATCAATGCCATGCACCCGAAGACCAGGTCAATCTTGCAGCTTTTGCGTTTGAGACAG ATCTTCAACGGTGTCTTCCTCAAAGTAAACAAGGCAACAGTGAATATGCTGCGCAGGGTTGAACCTTATGTGACCTATGG TTATCCCAACCTGAAAAATGTGAGAGAATTGATCTACAAGAGAGGCTTTGGGAAGTTGAACCAGCAGAGAATTCCCTTGACTGATAACTCAATCATCGAGCAg GGCTTGGGTAAGCATGGCATTATCTGCGTGGAAGATCTCATTCACGAGATCATAACAGTTGGACCTCATTTTAAAGAGGCAAATAACTTCCTGTGGCCATTCCAACTCAAGGCCCCGTTGGGTGGtttgaaaaagaagaggaatCACTATGTTGAAGGAGGAGATGCTGGAAACCGTGAGAACTATATTAACGAGCTTGTCAGGAGAATGAATTAG